From one Mytilus galloprovincialis chromosome 13, xbMytGall1.hap1.1, whole genome shotgun sequence genomic stretch:
- the LOC143057826 gene encoding metalloreductase STEAP4-like, with protein MMNKENKHRTIGIIGTGNFAQAFACRLLQSGYDVILGSRKPTERMVSNTHDCWCNISITTVDECINNSNTIVVAIHNKHWRDTLSPFVELLKDKIIIDVSNKKCLTKGPSNAEQLQKLLSHSLVVKAFNVVSAYDMESQTSGGSHNVYIASDNFVARNTVADLVRDLGFTPKDYGVLWNARKIEKMPLQLFPEWKFPIGFTFLVFIIWYLYAIFIYFVEKTSYSWEQIFVKVTNKPLCMTAFTILACTYLPSSIAAIFQIYNGSKHVRFPGWLDTWLRTRKQLGLTAFTLAFVHVIMSILIMSPTYLKSWYHETEIVIPKNITSDLHFPIRTWMTWKGEAACLAGIIAFLGLCILAVTSIKSVGDQLNWREWRCIQSKLGHGVLLLSLCHVVVMGSPYWIKAGPLKTFRSITFLSSVLPMITLFLKLCFSLPFISGYVKRIRHGWERNSKRCKAKCSGFQGTVLDTKYRPIVNGKRELSGFRTFEASLEDTDIDNCQCNGATNLV; from the coding sequence ATGatgaacaaagaaaataaacatcgAACCATAGGTATTATTGGTACCGGAAATTTTGCACAAGCATTTGCATGTCGTCTTCTACAGTCCGGATATGACGTCATTCTTGGCAGTAGAAAGCCAACAGAACGCATGGTTTCTAATACACATGATTGTTGGTGCAATATTAGTATAACAACTGTGGATGAATGTATAAACAATTCAAATACGATAGTTGTAGCAATTCACAACAAACACTGGAGAGATACACTGTCTCCGTTTGTAGAGCtgttaaaagacaaaataatcattgatgtgTCGAACAAAAAATGTCTCACTAAAGGTCCTTCTAATGCGGAACAACTTCAGAAATTACTTTCTCACTCTTTAGTTGTAAAAGCTTTCAATGTAGTTTCAGCATACGACATGGAAAGTCAAACTTCCGGCGGAAGTCATAATGTATACATTGCAAGTGATAACTTTGTTGCAAGGAATACAGTTGCTGATTTAGTTCGAGATTTAGGATTTACGCCGAAAGATTACGGTGTTTTGTGGAATGCAAGAAAAATCGAAAAAATGCCATTACAATTATTTCCAGAATGGAAATTTCCAATTGGCTTTACATTTCTAGTATTTATTATATGGTATCTTTAtgccatatttatttattttgttgaaaaaaccAGCTACAGCTGGGAACAGATATTTGTGAAAGTAACAAACAAACCTTTGTGTATGACAGCCTTCACAATCCTGGCTTGTACTTATTTACCAAGCTCTATAGCGGCAATATTTCAGATATATAATGGATCAAAACATGTGAGATTTCCAGGTTGGTTGGATACATGGCTTCGTACGCGAAAACAACTAGGCCTTACTGCATTCACGCTAGCTTTTGTTCACGTTATCATGTCCATTCTTATCATGAGTCCAACATATCTGAAGTCTTGGTATCATGAAACAGAAATAGTTATTCCGAAAAATATCACAAGTGATCTTCATTTCCCGATAAGGACTTGGATGACGTGGAAAGGAGAAGCCGCTTGTTTAGCTGGAATTATCGCTTTTCTTGGACTTTGCATCTTAGCCGTAACGTCCATTAAATCCGTAGGCGACCAGTTGAATTGGAGAGAATGGAGATGCATTCAATCAAAACTAGGTCATGGTGTACTTTTATTGTCGCTTTGTCATGTGGTAGTCATGGGATCTCCCTACTGGATAAAAGCTGGTCCACTTAAAACTTTTCGCTCAATAACATTTCTCAGTTCAGTTTTACCTATGATAACATTATTTCTAAAGTTGTGTTTTAGTTTGCCTTTTATAAGTGGTTATGTGAAAAGAATACGACATGGATGGGAACGAAACAGTAAAAGATGTAAAGCTAAATGTTCTGGATTTCAAGGAACAGTACTGGATACTAAATACAGACCGATCGTAAACGGAAAGAGAGAACTAAGTGGTTTTCGAACTTTCGAAGCTTCTTTGGAAGACACTGATATCGACAATTGCCAATGTAATGGAGCAACCAATTTGGTTTGA